The Halorubrum sp. BV1 genome contains the following window.
AGGTGCCGGAGGTCGGCGCGGACCTCGTCGTTGACCGCAGAGGCCAGCGACGCGACGAGCGCGCCGGTCGAGAGGTCGGCGTCGACGCCGTCGATCTCGGGCGAGACGAGCGTGTCGACGGTCGCTCGCGTCTCGGCGTCGGCGACCTCCGCGTCGACGACGACCGCGTCGACGCCGTAGACGGACAGCAGCTCGATCCCGTCCGCGGACTCGACCGTCGACCCCGTGCCGACGAGCAAGAACAGCGGGAGCTTCTCGTCGTGTCGGTCGCGGTCCTGTAACATTCGGGTCGCGTCGTTGGTCGCCGCGTCCATGTCGTACACCGGGTCCTCCAGCGGCCGGCGGGTGAAGTAGTGGTACTCGGCGTCACTTTTCGCGTGCTCCTCGCGGATCAGCGGGAGGACAGCGCGCTCGACGGCCGCGCCGGCGACGTAGCCGTCGGCGGTTGCCGGGTGACGCACGACGATCGGTCGAGATTCGAGGACGGCGCGACGGAGCGCCTCCGCGGCGTCGAGCAGCCCATCGGCGAGTTCGGCGACCGCCTCGTCGCCCGCTAGCGGCTGGAGCCCGTCGGGACGCGCCTCATCCGTGAGCGCCTCGGCGAGCCGACGGCGGACCGCCTCGGCTTCGTCGCCCTCGAGAAGGACGAGCGCTTCCGACTCGACCTGCACGTCGCCGCGGTGGCTCTCGACGTCGCCGTCGATCCGCACCGCGTCGCCGACCTCGACGTTCGGGTGCGCCCGCACGCCCGGCTCGACGAACGCGGCCACGTCGACGACGCCCGTCTCGTCGCCGACCTCGAACACCGTCGGGCCGCCCGTCTGGCGGACGCCGACGACCTCCCCGTCGATCCGGATCGACTCGCCGATCGCGTCGGAGAGCGTTCCGATCTCGACTCGCTCGCGCTCGTCGTCGAGTTCGTCGTCTGCCGTCTCGGCGTCGGAATCAGACTCGTCGTCTGCCGTCTCGGCGTCGGAATCAGACTCATCGGCTTCGACGGCGGATACGCCGTCGTCGGTATCGCCGCTCACGGCGTCGGACTCTGGGGCAGCCGCGGCGGGGTCGGCAGTCTCGCTTGTCTCGTCGCGAGCGTCAGCCGACTCGCTCGCCGCGTCATCCGCGTCTGCGTCGGCGGGTTCCGACTCACTCGGTTCTGCCTCGTCCTCGCCGTCGACCTCTTCGGGAAGGTGCTCGGTGTCGCCGTCCTGCACGAGAACGCCGCGGAACTCGCGGTCGGCCTGTCGGATCGACCACGCCAGGTCGATGTTTCCGTTGTCGCGGACGCCCTTCACTTGGACGAACACGTCGTCGCCCGGCTCCCAGTCGAGGCTGTCGAGCCGGCGATCGAGCTCGGAGCGGTGGAGGAGTCCGGTCACGCCGGGTGCGAGGTCGATGAACACGCCGAACTCGGCGTACCCGTCGACGACGCCGCGGTAGAATCGGCTCGGAACCAGCTGGTCGGGGGAGTTCCCTCGGAAGTCGAAGGCGACGTCCTCTTGGTGTGATTCGCAGATACGACCGCCACCGTCGACGTCGACGCCACAGATGATACAGGATCCCATTTGAGTACACCGAGAGTCTCGGGCCTAAAACGGTTGTCGAAACCCGTGTGAGAGCACGCGGCGGAAAACCGCGTTGCGGCACCGACGCCGACCGTGACAGATCGCGTGTCACAGGGAGTCCGGTCGCATCGCCGTCACCCGAGCACGGTTCGAACCGACGCGATGACCCGGTAGCCGACGCCGTATCCGAGCGCGGCCGGCGGGACTCCGGCCACGATCGCCCGGGGAAGCGTGGTTCGGTGGACGGTGCGGATTCCGACCACGAAAAGCGTCGCCGCGTACGCGCCGCAGGCGACGCGGAGCGCCGGGATCGGCGGCCCGGCGAGCGCCATCGGGGAACTCGCGTACGCGACCACCTGCACGGTCTCGCTCACGCCGGCCCGGTCGCGGAGACTCCATCCGCCGTCGTACGCGACACTGGCCAAAAGGACCGACAGCGTCGCGACGGCTGCCGTCAGGTGGAGTCCGACCGGTGCTGCGAGCGCGACGACGAGGAGCAGTACCACGATCGCGGAGACCGCGACGGATCCGACCACACCGGGGACGGCCGTCGGCTCCGCGAGGATCCATCCCAGCGTGTACGCGGCGGCGACGGTGACCGCGAACGTCAGTGCGGGGGCCTGATCCCCGGGACTCACGCCGTTCACGAACAGCCGCCGCGGGCTGACCAGCGCCGCGACCCACGCGCGAGCTATCCCGCGCGCGCCGCGAGCGCGCCCGCCGGTCGGATCGTCGATCCACGAAGTCACGCCGACACGTTCGGTCGGACGGAATAACCCCGTTGCGATCCCGGCGTATCGAACATGATAACTGGCGGGTAAACGATTATACGGAGCACGTCGGAGGTACGGTCGAATGCGCGCGCTCAGAGACGACAATCGAGGGTTCACGCCGCTCGCCGGGTCGGGGTTGCTCGTCGGCATCGTCGTGGTTCTCTTGGCGCTCGTTGGTGCCGCGATGGTCGGCCTCATCGACGGCGTCGCCCCGCCGGACGCCGATTTCGAGGCCGAACGGGACGGCGGCGATCTCGTGATCGTCGCCAACGGTCCCGACCCGGTTCCCGCACAGGAGCTGTACGTCCGCGGCGAGGACCCCGACGGAAACGTGCAGTTCGGGCGGTGGCCCGGCGACGGCGTCGTCCAGCCGGGCGATCGGGTGACCGTCCCGAACGCGACCGGCAACGAGCAGTTCGATATCGTCTGGGAGCCGGTGGCGTTCGACACCCGCGAGACGCTGGGGAAGTACAACGGAGAGGAGTCCAACATCGAGTCGTGGAGCGAGGAGGGCTCCGGACGCGACCCGCTCGGCGCGACCGGAGTCTGAGGCCGGCCTTTCTGATACCCGGGTGAGGTCGCCGAGCAGACCTACTCCAGAGACACCCACGCGCCGCGGTCGTCTGCCTTTCCGATCGCGTCGAGGACGCGCTGGACCGCGTACCCCTCCGCGAACGACGGCGAGAACTCATCGCCCTCAGCGACCGCCGAGAGGAACTCGTAGCTCTCGTGGACGAAGGTGTGCTCCCAGCCGAGCACATGACCGGGCGGCCACCAGCGGTCGACGTAGGGATCGGTCTCCTCCGTGACGAGCACCGTTTGGTACCCTCGATCCCCCTCTCGGAGCACCTTCAGCTCGTTGAGCCGCTCCAGAGAGAACGTCAGGCTCCCCTTCGTTCCGTGCACTGCGATCGTGTGGTCGTTCTTGTGACCCGCGGCGACGCGGCTGGCCTCGAAGCTCCCCGTCGCGCCCGACTCGTACGCCACTTGTGCAGTGTACGCGTCGTCGACGGACACGTCCCGGTACTCCGCGACCTCGCCCGCGTCGTCGTACACCGGGCGCTCGTCGACGAACGTGGTCAGCTGGCCGGACACTCGATCTACCGCGCCGACGCGGTCACCGACGAGGTAGCTCGCGAGGTCGATCGTGTGCGCTCCCAAATCACCGAGCGCGCCCGAGCCGGCGAGGTCGGCGTCCATTCGCCACGTCCAGGCTGCCTCCGGATCGACGAGCCAGTCTTGCAGGTACCGGCCGCGGACCTGCCGTATCTCGCCGAGTTCACCGGCCTCGATGCTCGCTCGCGCGCGCCGAAGCGCGGGGACGAAGCGATAGTTGAACGCGGTCCCCGCCGGAACGTCCGCCGCCGCCGCGGCGTCACGCATGGCGGCGGCCTCCTCCAGCGTCGGCGCAAGCGGCTTCTCACAGAGGACCGGAACGCCGGCGTCGAGGGCCGCGATCGACGGCTCCGCGTGTACGTGGTTCGGTCCGAGGTTGTAGAACACGTCCACCTCGTCGAGCGCGTCCGCCCAGTCGGTCGCGACGTTCGCGAAACCGAATCGGTCGGCCGCGGCCGCGAGGGCCTCCTCGTCGCGCCCGACGAGCGTGTGACGCTCGACCACGGGGGCGTCAGGGAAGAACATCGGAAGCCGCGCCAGCGCGTTCGCGTGCGCCTTGCCCATGAATCGATACCCCAGTACGCCGATCCGCAGTGAGTCCCGTGTCATGATCGCCTCTCACTCGGTCGGCCGGGCAGTGCTTGCGCGGGCCCCGAAGCGGGCGCAGTGGCGTTTGAACTCGCGTCGCCCGGAGAGCCGTCCGTGCGGCGACACACATCGCTATCCATGCCAGCTACTGGCATCCTGCGTCGAATAAGTCTTCAGGATACGTCTGCAGTCACCGCTCTCGGGACCCGAGCAGACGACGGCCCGATGACGGTCCGACGACGGAGATTCCCTCTCGGAACGGCTGACGTCCTGATTCTCCCGCGCTCGCGGATCCGACCACATGAGGTTTTAACGGATGGAGCGTGTATGCCGAATATGGGAATCCTCTCTCGCGCCTCCTACGTCATCCGCTCGAAGGTGAACGCCCTCCTCAACCGAGCGGAGGATCCGACGGAGTCGCTCGACTACTCGTACGAACAGATGCGCGACGAGCTCCAAGACGTCAAACAGGGGATCGCGGACCTGACGACCCAGAAGAAGCGCTTGGAGATTCAACAGCGCAAGCTGGAAGAGAACGTCGAGAAGCACAACCGACAGGCGCGCGAGGCGGTCCAGCAGGACCGCGACGACCTCGCCCGCAAGGCCCTCGAAAAAAAGAAGTCGAAGATGAGCCAGATCGAGGAGCTGGAAGGACAGATCGCGGACTTGAACGACACCCAAGAGCAGCTCGTCGAAAAGAAAAACAAGCTCCAGAACCGGATCGAAGAGTTCCGCACCAAAAAGGAGACGATGAAGGCCCGCTACGAGGCCGCCGAGGCGTCCTCGCGCGTCTCCGAGGCGATGACGGGCGTCGGCGACGAA
Protein-coding sequences here:
- a CDS encoding DHH family phosphoesterase is translated as MGSCIICGVDVDGGGRICESHQEDVAFDFRGNSPDQLVPSRFYRGVVDGYAEFGVFIDLAPGVTGLLHRSELDRRLDSLDWEPGDDVFVQVKGVRDNGNIDLAWSIRQADREFRGVLVQDGDTEHLPEEVDGEDEAEPSESEPADADADDAASESADARDETSETADPAAAAPESDAVSGDTDDGVSAVEADESDSDAETADDESDSDAETADDELDDERERVEIGTLSDAIGESIRIDGEVVGVRQTGGPTVFEVGDETGVVDVAAFVEPGVRAHPNVEVGDAVRIDGDVESHRGDVQVESEALVLLEGDEAEAVRRRLAEALTDEARPDGLQPLAGDEAVAELADGLLDAAEALRRAVLESRPIVVRHPATADGYVAGAAVERAVLPLIREEHAKSDAEYHYFTRRPLEDPVYDMDAATNDATRMLQDRDRHDEKLPLFLLVGTGSTVESADGIELLSVYGVDAVVVDAEVADAETRATVDTLVSPEIDGVDADLSTGALVASLASAVNDEVRADLRHLPAVSYWEETPDRYVDLARDAGYDSERVAELREAIALEAYYQSYQDKRELVTDLLFEDGGNLAAHVSEQFREKLETEVGTASENVVTEAVDGVEFALLDTDGYTHRYDFPPTPLLLDDLHRRNANGEAYATVGIGTDELYLRTTADVSVRDVAAHASELAPAADVTTAGLREGKIEFLSGERDAVEDAIVAAVADAF
- a CDS encoding YIP1 family protein gives rise to the protein MTSWIDDPTGGRARGARGIARAWVAALVSPRRLFVNGVSPGDQAPALTFAVTVAAAYTLGWILAEPTAVPGVVGSVAVSAIVVLLLVVALAAPVGLHLTAAVATLSVLLASVAYDGGWSLRDRAGVSETVQVVAYASSPMALAGPPIPALRVACGAYAATLFVVGIRTVHRTTLPRAIVAGVPPAALGYGVGYRVIASVRTVLG
- a CDS encoding Gfo/Idh/MocA family protein, encoding MTRDSLRIGVLGYRFMGKAHANALARLPMFFPDAPVVERHTLVGRDEEALAAAADRFGFANVATDWADALDEVDVFYNLGPNHVHAEPSIAALDAGVPVLCEKPLAPTLEEAAAMRDAAAAADVPAGTAFNYRFVPALRRARASIEAGELGEIRQVRGRYLQDWLVDPEAAWTWRMDADLAGSGALGDLGAHTIDLASYLVGDRVGAVDRVSGQLTTFVDERPVYDDAGEVAEYRDVSVDDAYTAQVAYESGATGSFEASRVAAGHKNDHTIAVHGTKGSLTFSLERLNELKVLREGDRGYQTVLVTEETDPYVDRWWPPGHVLGWEHTFVHESYEFLSAVAEGDEFSPSFAEGYAVQRVLDAIGKADDRGAWVSLE
- a CDS encoding PspA/IM30 family protein, translating into MGILSRASYVIRSKVNALLNRAEDPTESLDYSYEQMRDELQDVKQGIADLTTQKKRLEIQQRKLEENVEKHNRQAREAVQQDRDDLARKALEKKKSKMSQIEELEGQIADLNDTQEQLVEKKNKLQNRIEEFRTKKETMKARYEAAEASSRVSEAMTGVGDEMEDVSRSIERAEERTEEMEARAEAMDELEDSGAFEDALSDKDSIDRELESLSTNSEVDAELETLKGELGKSDGAATGASESTDEEIDAELSDIESDIDADDLEADLDGDASADDAEIDVELEESEADADEPRN
- a CDS encoding type IV pilin encodes the protein MRALRDDNRGFTPLAGSGLLVGIVVVLLALVGAAMVGLIDGVAPPDADFEAERDGGDLVIVANGPDPVPAQELYVRGEDPDGNVQFGRWPGDGVVQPGDRVTVPNATGNEQFDIVWEPVAFDTRETLGKYNGEESNIESWSEEGSGRDPLGATGV